The sequence CGACGTGCGCGACCTCTCCGGCGGCATGGCCCGGCGGCTTATGCTGGCCCGCTCGCTGGTCAACCAGCCTGAGCTGGTCATTCTGGACGAGCCGACCACCGGGCTCGATCCCCAGTCCCGACACCAGCTTTGGGACAGACTGCACGAGCTGCGCGCCCGCGGGCTCACCATCCTCCTCACCACGCACTACATGGAAGAAGCGGCCACCCTCTGCGACGAGCTCATCATCATGGACAACGGCCGGGACATGGTGCGCGGGACCCCATCGGAGCTGATCGCCTCCCATGCCGGACGGGCCGTGCTTGAACTGGTCGAACCCGACCAGGAGACGAAGGACAAGGCGCAGGCCTCGGGACTCGACATGGAGGATTTCGGACGACGGCTTCTCGTATTCGCGGAATCGTTTTCCGAACTGGAGTCCTTCAGGCAGGCCCTGCCTCCCGGCCAGACCGTGACCAGACCGGCAACGCTCGAAGACGTCTTCCTGCGTCTCACCGGGCGGGAGCTTCGCGAATGAACATGCTTCGCAATCTCTCCTGGCGGCTCTGGCGCGTGTGGGCCCGGAACCTCATGGTGTACATGCGCACCTGGAAGGTGAATTTCATTCCCCCACTGGCAGAGCCAGCCCTGTACATCCTGGCCTTCGGCGCCGGCCTGGGAGGTATCGTGGGGAGCATCAATGTGGACGGGCGCGATGTGGGCTACACCGCATACATCGCTCCGGGACTGGTGGCCGCCTCGGTGATGTGGCAGAGCTTCTACGAAAACACCTACGCCTCGTTCGTGCGCATGTACTATCAGAAGACGTTCGACGCCATGCTGGCCACACCGCTCTCCCTGGAGGACGTCATCACGGCGGAGATATTCTGGGGAGCCACCAAGGCGGTGGTGGGCACGCTGCTCATGGGCGCGGTGATCGCGGCCTTCGGGTATATCCCGTGGCCTCAGGGGCTGTGGCTCATCCCGCTGTCCGCCCTGGGGGGGTTGGCCTTCGGGGCCGTGGCCATGTGGATGACCGGCATAACGCCCACCATCGACATGTTCAACCTGCCGATATTTCTCTTCATCACGCCCATGTTCCTGTTCTCGGGGGCGTTCTTTCCGGTGGATGGACTTCCAGCATGGGCATCCGGCCTGGCCCAGACCCTGCCTCTCTACCACCTGACCCAGGCGTGCCGGTCGGTGTGTCTGGGGGAAATCGGGGTGGGGGTTCTCTATAACGCGCTCTACCTGGCCGCGTTTACTGTGGTGTTCTATCCGCTGGCCGTAGGAGCCATGAGGAAACGGTTGATAAAGTAGCCGGCTACCCCATCACCCGGCGTTCGGTGAGATCGAGAACCTCCTTGGCCTCCGCCAAGGTGGGGTCGCGGTCGTAGGCGGCGCGGGCGGCATCGTAGGACTGATCCCACTTGCCCATCTGGTAAAGCACCCGTGCCAGGGACACGAACGTCTTGGGGTGAGCCCCGAAATTCTTGAGAGCGTCCCGCAGGAGCTTTTCGGCCTTCACCAGCTCGCCCGCCTGCTTGCAGGATTCCACGCCCAGGCTGAAGGCCAGCGTGTCCTTGGGGTTTATCTCGATGGCCTTTTCGGCAAAGGGGATGACATCCGCGTGCAGGCCCGCCTCGGCGAGCATTTTGGCTGCGTTGCTGAATATCCCAGGCTCACCCTGGTTCTGCTCGCACACGGTGTTGAGTATGCGCCGGGCCGTCGGCAGATTCTTCTCGCGCAAAGACTCCTGAGCCTTTTCAAAGGCCTGGGCAATGCGGCTCAACCTGTCCTGGTTGGCGGCTTCTCCGGCCTTTTGCTCCAACTTTTCCAGGTGCATGGCCAGGGCGGACAATGCCAGCGCAAAGGTTTTCTCAGCGCCTTTTTTAAATTTGAACGGACCGCGGATATGAGCCTTTACATCAGGCACCAGCTCGAATTCGCGCAGCATATCCAGAAGCATGACATCCAACTCGAATTTGGCCCGCCCCATGACGGCCGTGGTAGAGGCATAAGACTCGAATGCGGTAGCACCCGCCCTGAGCGCCTTGATGGCTTCGAAGCGGCGCGCATAGCCCGTAGCCCGGGATATGTGCTCCTTGATGGTCTTAGCGGTGGCACCGCTCATGCGTATCTCCTGAAAAGATAACCATTTTCCACAAACGACAGTATACAGGTTCGCGCAACTAAGAGCAAGCCGCCCCGGCGCCACTTGTCATTTCCCGTGGCTTTTGCCACAAACACCTGAGGGGTCACTCCCCTGGACAGGCACATGACCACCCCAGGCGCACTCAACGCAAAAATCCTCATCCAGACCTACCTGCGCTGCTACTTCGTGGGGGCGGCCTTCAACACGCGCGGACTGCAGACCATTGGCCTGGCCATGGCCATGGAACCGGGCCTCGCAGCCCTGTACCCCGACCAGGCGGATCGCCGGCAAGCCTGGAAGCGCTACCTCAAGATATATAATACTCACCCCTTCTGGACGCCTTTTTTGGTGGGGGTTTTCCTTGCGCTCGAGGCGCGCATTGCCCGCAAGCAGTTCCCGGACGCCATGCTCGACCAGGTGAAAAGCACCGTGGTCTTCACCCTTTCCGCAGTTGGGGATTCGTTTTTCGGCGGCAGCCTGACAGTATTCTGGGCGCTTGGAACCGCCTGCCTGCTCACGGCCGGCCAGATGTGGGCGGCGTTTAGCCTGGGGCTTACGCTCTTTCTTATGCTGAACGCCTTCAAGCTGGGCACCTTCATTCTCGGCTACCGGCAGGGGTTCGCCGCCCTCACCCGCATCCGCTCCTGGGACCTGGTGAACTGGGGCCGGAGGCTCAAGGTGTTGAACGCCGCGCTTTTGGTTACGCTCTGGGCGCTGGTGTGGCCCAGGGACATGGACCCTCTGGGCTGGACCGGAGGGGTGGCCGCCGTGCTCGCGATGGCCTACGCCTCCGGTAAACTGCGTATCAACCGGGAGTTCCTGGTGGGCCTGGGTATTGCCGCTGGTTTGTTTTTTCTTTGGATTCGATTATAATAGGTTGGTTTTGCGCGGTGAAAAACATGCCAGAAACGATTACCACAAACGAACAAGAACCGGATTGCGGCAATGCTTGCGCCCGGATCGTCTGCGTTCTCAATGAACAAGGGCTGCATGCCCGCCCTGCCGCCAAGCTTGCGCAAACGGCCCAGCAGTTCGGCTCGGCCATCACCATCTCCATGGGTTCCCAACAGGTGGACGCCAAGTCCATCCTGGATATCCTCACCTTGGCGGCCAGACACGGGGCCAACCTGGAAATTCGGGCCACGGGCGACGACGCGAGCCAGGCCCTGGATACCCTGGCGGACATGTTTAAAAATCGTTTCCAGTAAGGCGGCCCCATGGCCCTAGCCACTCTCACCGGCATCCCCATCTCCGCTGGCATAGCCATCGGAAAGGCATATTTCCTCAACCGTTCCCACTTCGGCCAAGTGCCGAGGCAAACCCTTGCCGACGACTTGGTGGAGGACGAAGCCGCACGCCTGCGGGATGCGTTCGCAGAAGCCAAGCTGGAGTTGTCCGACATACGCCAGCGTGTGCCAGCCGAACTCAAGGACCACGCCCTGATCATCGATTCCCATCTCATGATCATGAGCGACCCCAAACTTCAGGGCTCGGCCGTCACCCACCTCACTACGCTTCGCATCAACGCCGAATGGGCTCTGGAAAAGGCCGTTTCCGACCTGGAGGAGGCCTTCAACGCCCTGGACGACCCGTATTTCCGCGAGCGGGCCCAGGACGTGCGCATGGTGGCCGGACGGGTACGCGCCAAGCTCATGGGCCAGAAGGTGGACTTTAAGGCCCTGGGCAGCCGGGCGGTGCTCCTGGCCCATGACCTCACCCCGGCGGACACCGTTGAGTTGCAGGTGGACAAGATCATGGGCTTCGCCACGGTGCAGGGCGGCAAGACCTCTCATGCGGGAATTCTGGCCAAGTCCCTGGGCATCCCAGCCGTGGTTGGCGTGGGCGGCATCGAAGAGGCCGTCACCGACGGCAACCTGGTGATCGTGGACGGGATCAAAGGCATGGTCCTGGTGGAGCCCGACGAAGACGAACTGGCCCACTACGGAGACCTCAAGTACCAGTTCGAATCCCACCGCACGGCCATAATAAAGAACTGCCACCTCCCCGGAGAGACCATCGACGGCTACCGCATCAAGGTGAAGGCCAACATCGAGCTCTACGAGGAAGTGGCCCAGGTCATCGACAACGGCGGGGACGGCATTGGCCTGTTTCGCACCGAATACACCTACTTGAACCGCACGCAGCTCCCCACGGAGGAAGAACTCCTGGAGCACTACCGCGACCTGGCGGACATCCTCTCGCCCAAGCGGGTCATCCTTCGCACCTTGGACCTGGGCGCGGACAAATTCATGGCCCATTTCGGACGCCTGGAGGAACAGAACCCGGCCATGGGGCTTCGGGCCATCCGCTTCTGCCTGCGCCACCGGGAGCTCTTCCGCACCCAGATCCGCGCCATCCTGCGCGCCTCGGTGGTGGGCAACATCTCAATCATGTTCCCCATGATCTCGGGCCTGAAGGAACTGCGGCAGTCCATCAACCTCTTGAGGCTCTGCCAGCAGGAGCTCTCCAAGGAAGGCCTGGCCTTCAACCCCGAGATGCCCGTGGGCATGATGGTGGAGCTCCCTTCGGCGGTGATGACCGCGGAGATCATGGCCAAAGAGGTGGATTTCTTCTCCATCGGCACCAACGATCTTATCCAGTATTCCCTGGGCATCGACCGCACCAACCGGCACGTGTCCTATCTGTATCAGCCGCTGCACCCGGCGGTGGTGCGCTCCATAAAGCACGTGGTGGACGCGGCGCACCAGGCAGGCATCGAGTGCAACCTGTGCGGCGAGATGGCCTCGGACCCGTTCTGCGTTCCCATCCTCATGGGCATGCAGATGGACGCCATCAGCCTGACCCCCCAGACCATCCCAGGCATAAAGCACCTCATCCGCCAGGCCACAATGGACGACTGCAAGAAGCTTTTGAAGCAGGTGCTGGAAAGCCCCACCGTGGCCCGCACCAACCAGCTCGTTCGCGAGACCATCTTCCAGAAATTCCCGGACCAGCTCTCGTACTTCTATTCTCTGCTGGATTCCGAGGAGGGCCCCACCAAGTGAGTTTAAAAACGGGCGACGGTATCAAGATCGTCGCAGTCAATAAAAAGGCCCGGCATTTCTACGAGATTCTCGGGACCATGGAGGCCGGCATCGTCCTTACCGGTTCCGAAGTCAAAAGCCTGCGCGGCGGCAAGGTCAACTTCAAGGACGGCTACGTCCGCTTCACCGGCGGGTTCGAGGCGTTCTTGTGCGGCGTGCACATAAGCCCCTACGAAAACGCCGGCATGGACCAGCACAACCCGGACCAGGACCGGAAGCTTTTGCTGCACGAGCACGAGATACGGGCATGGAAAGCCAAGGTGGAGCAGAAGGGGCTGACCGTGGTGCCCCTGAAGATTTATTTAAAACGAGGCCGCTTCAAGGTGGAGATCGGGTTGGCCCGGGGCAAGAACGTGCATGACCGGCGCGACGCCATGAAGGAAAGGGACCTGGACAGAGAGGCGCAGAGGGAGAAGGAGAGGTATTGACGCCCAAGGAGGCATCATGTCCCACCGCTACGACATCCTGATCATCGGCTCCGGCGCCGCTGGGGGCACCTGCTCCCGCATTCTCAAGGCCGAGGGGCTCTCCGTTGCCATGGTCGAAGCCGGCGACTTCGGCGGCACCTGCGCCCTGCGCGGCTGCGAACCCAAGAAGGTCCTGGCCGAAACAACCCATGCCGTGGCCCGCTGCCGGGAAATGGCCGCAAAAAACGGCGTGACCGGCGAACTCTCCATCCACTGGCCCACCCTGGCCGCGCTCAAGCAGGCTTACGTGGACAGCGTGCCGCCCAGGGCCGAGAGCTCCTACGAAATGGCCGGCATAGACCTGTACTACGGCCAGGCCCGCTTCACCGGGCCGGACACCGTGGCCGTTGGCGAAGACGAATCCCTCCAGGCCGGAAAGATCGTGATCGCCACAGGCTCGCGCCCGAAGACACTCACCTTCCCCGGCGCTGAACACGTACGCACAAGCGACGATTTCCTGAACCTCAAGGAACTCCCCCCCCGCATCGCCTTCATCGGCGGCGGCTTCATCTCTATGGAGTTCTCCCACATAGCGGCCATAGCCGGGGCCAAGGCGTACGTTGCCGTGCGCGGCGACCGCTGCCTCAAGCGCTTCGATCCGGACCTGGTCTCCCAGCTGTGCCAGGCCACCTCGAAACTCGGCGTGGAAGTGCTCTACGATTCCCCGCCCCACTCGCTGGAAAAGACCGGCAACGGCTATCTTCTGCGCCTGGGCCGAAACGGCGAGAAAGCAGTGGAGGCGGACCTGGTGGTCCACGGCGCGGGCCGGGTGCCGAACCTGGACGGGATGGCCCCGGAAGCCGCAGGCATCGCCGTGGAGGGCGACAAACTCACCCTGGACGAATTCTTAAAAACCACCAATCCCAACGTATACGCAGCCGGAGACGCGGCCGGACACTACCAGCTCACGCCCACGGCCGTCATGGAAGCCAAGGCCGTTGCCGCCAACATCCTGCGCGGCGACCACGCCAGGCCAGACTACACAATCATCCCCAGCGCCACCTTCACCCACCCCACCCTGGCCGGGGTGGGGCTCACCGAAGATGCGGCCAGAGCCAAGGGCATAGCCTTCGAGGTCAAGGCCAAGATGGGGCTTACCTGGCCCGAGCTTACCCGTCTGGGCATCACCCACTCGGGCTACAAGGTTCTCCTGGAGCCGGGCACAGGCAAGCTGCTCGGGCTTTTCTACCTGGGCGAAGACGCCGAGGAGGTGGTCAACCTGGCCGCTCTATGCATGCGCCAGGGCAT is a genomic window of Desulfovibrio sp. containing:
- a CDS encoding ATP-binding cassette domain-containing protein, producing MDAVIEAVGLRKSFGEFMAVNGLDMRVPRGQVYGLLGPNGAGKTSTIRMIYGFSPKTGGELRVFGLDVQTRWREIRARIGVCQQDNALDPDLTVEQNILVFAGYFALPRAEAKRRAGELLHFFALEAKASADVRDLSGGMARRLMLARSLVNQPELVILDEPTTGLDPQSRHQLWDRLHELRARGLTILLTTHYMEEAATLCDELIIMDNGRDMVRGTPSELIASHAGRAVLELVEPDQETKDKAQASGLDMEDFGRRLLVFAESFSELESFRQALPPGQTVTRPATLEDVFLRLTGRELRE
- a CDS encoding ABC transporter permease, whose amino-acid sequence is MLRNLSWRLWRVWARNLMVYMRTWKVNFIPPLAEPALYILAFGAGLGGIVGSINVDGRDVGYTAYIAPGLVAASVMWQSFYENTYASFVRMYYQKTFDAMLATPLSLEDVITAEIFWGATKAVVGTLLMGAVIAAFGYIPWPQGLWLIPLSALGGLAFGAVAMWMTGITPTIDMFNLPIFLFITPMFLFSGAFFPVDGLPAWASGLAQTLPLYHLTQACRSVCLGEIGVGVLYNALYLAAFTVVFYPLAVGAMRKRLIK
- a CDS encoding PTS system mannose/fructose/sorbose family transporter subunit IID, producing MTTPGALNAKILIQTYLRCYFVGAAFNTRGLQTIGLAMAMEPGLAALYPDQADRRQAWKRYLKIYNTHPFWTPFLVGVFLALEARIARKQFPDAMLDQVKSTVVFTLSAVGDSFFGGSLTVFWALGTACLLTAGQMWAAFSLGLTLFLMLNAFKLGTFILGYRQGFAALTRIRSWDLVNWGRRLKVLNAALLVTLWALVWPRDMDPLGWTGGVAAVLAMAYASGKLRINREFLVGLGIAAGLFFLWIRL
- a CDS encoding HPr family phosphocarrier protein, translating into MPETITTNEQEPDCGNACARIVCVLNEQGLHARPAAKLAQTAQQFGSAITISMGSQQVDAKSILDILTLAARHGANLEIRATGDDASQALDTLADMFKNRFQ
- the ptsP gene encoding phosphoenolpyruvate--protein phosphotransferase, yielding MALATLTGIPISAGIAIGKAYFLNRSHFGQVPRQTLADDLVEDEAARLRDAFAEAKLELSDIRQRVPAELKDHALIIDSHLMIMSDPKLQGSAVTHLTTLRINAEWALEKAVSDLEEAFNALDDPYFRERAQDVRMVAGRVRAKLMGQKVDFKALGSRAVLLAHDLTPADTVELQVDKIMGFATVQGGKTSHAGILAKSLGIPAVVGVGGIEEAVTDGNLVIVDGIKGMVLVEPDEDELAHYGDLKYQFESHRTAIIKNCHLPGETIDGYRIKVKANIELYEEVAQVIDNGGDGIGLFRTEYTYLNRTQLPTEEELLEHYRDLADILSPKRVILRTLDLGADKFMAHFGRLEEQNPAMGLRAIRFCLRHRELFRTQIRAILRASVVGNISIMFPMISGLKELRQSINLLRLCQQELSKEGLAFNPEMPVGMMVELPSAVMTAEIMAKEVDFFSIGTNDLIQYSLGIDRTNRHVSYLYQPLHPAVVRSIKHVVDAAHQAGIECNLCGEMASDPFCVPILMGMQMDAISLTPQTIPGIKHLIRQATMDDCKKLLKQVLESPTVARTNQLVRETIFQKFPDQLSYFYSLLDSEEGPTK
- the smpB gene encoding SsrA-binding protein SmpB, whose product is MSLKTGDGIKIVAVNKKARHFYEILGTMEAGIVLTGSEVKSLRGGKVNFKDGYVRFTGGFEAFLCGVHISPYENAGMDQHNPDQDRKLLLHEHEIRAWKAKVEQKGLTVVPLKIYLKRGRFKVEIGLARGKNVHDRRDAMKERDLDREAQREKERY
- a CDS encoding NAD(P)/FAD-dependent oxidoreductase, with the translated sequence MSHRYDILIIGSGAAGGTCSRILKAEGLSVAMVEAGDFGGTCALRGCEPKKVLAETTHAVARCREMAAKNGVTGELSIHWPTLAALKQAYVDSVPPRAESSYEMAGIDLYYGQARFTGPDTVAVGEDESLQAGKIVIATGSRPKTLTFPGAEHVRTSDDFLNLKELPPRIAFIGGGFISMEFSHIAAIAGAKAYVAVRGDRCLKRFDPDLVSQLCQATSKLGVEVLYDSPPHSLEKTGNGYLLRLGRNGEKAVEADLVVHGAGRVPNLDGMAPEAAGIAVEGDKLTLDEFLKTTNPNVYAAGDAAGHYQLTPTAVMEAKAVAANILRGDHARPDYTIIPSATFTHPTLAGVGLTEDAARAKGIAFEVKAKMGLTWPELTRLGITHSGYKVLLEPGTGKLLGLFYLGEDAEEVVNLAALCMRQGMTASQIMDMVWAYPSFGYTLRYMLS